From Solidesulfovibrio carbinoliphilus subsp. oakridgensis, the proteins below share one genomic window:
- a CDS encoding PEP/pyruvate-binding domain-containing protein, whose protein sequence is MPAPQTADSGLFVFSKELFRRWTYQVFAPGVLLREKYNAFRELLRFDDACLELIAAIEDIHYGQAAVDWARVVHLARRLRISVEEMVARLTRLSPAHHLDLPEYAKKVDFYVQMALDVPAGDMAPPFVVPLPEVAGDAARAGGKAANLARAGRLGRVAVPPGFVVTTGAFRYFLEAGELRPKIDRWLRRVDLARPNELAEAAAEIRRLILGARLPDEVAGPLAEAARALAVGPDGEPLLLAARSSAVAEDGRASFAGQYESLLDVPPDEAATAYLRVVAGKYAAKAITYRVLTGYADEETPMAVLFLPMVPAVASGVLYTRDSADEDAPMAAYAVPGLGADLVGGATTPERLALSRRPPHILLDRHTLDAPVLPEAAARKLAALGLALENAFEAPQDVEWVLGPAGALTVLQSRPMAVEGAPAVAPPPRPDVPPLVVGGGRASGGAAAGTVRFAATVLDVADIPPGTVLVTPTLPPALARAADRLAAVVAVAGSRAGHFASVARELGLPVVTGVEDAFHALAEGAVVTVDADAGAVYPGRVASLLARPRQNRPSEGSPVAERLGRLVPLIAGLTLTDPASPDFAPSRVKSLHDIVRFAHEKAVTEMFSLVGPGARGLASARKLKSHLPMTMYLLDLGGGVFESAAKDKELRPDQIRSAPMWALWSGLAADDTPWPEGPPITDDTAFDQTSGGIFASDSKHLASYAVVSDLYAHVMLRFGYHFTVVDALCGPAESQNFVNFRFKGGGAGYEQRTLRLSCVRRILTHFGFTVRTSGDLLDASLARVPEHLVQKRLAMLGCLLAATRLLDMRLSGEADADAWVDRFLARTDR, encoded by the coding sequence TTGCCGGCCCCCCAAACGGCTGATAGCGGGTTGTTCGTGTTTTCCAAGGAACTCTTTCGACGCTGGACCTACCAGGTTTTCGCCCCGGGCGTGCTCCTTCGCGAGAAGTACAACGCCTTTCGGGAGCTTTTGCGCTTTGACGACGCCTGTCTGGAGCTGATCGCGGCCATCGAGGACATCCACTACGGCCAGGCGGCCGTGGACTGGGCCCGGGTCGTCCATCTGGCCCGCCGGCTGCGGATCTCGGTGGAGGAGATGGTGGCCCGGCTCACGAGGCTCTCCCCGGCCCACCACCTGGACCTGCCGGAATACGCCAAGAAGGTGGATTTCTACGTCCAGATGGCGCTCGATGTGCCGGCCGGGGACATGGCCCCGCCCTTTGTCGTGCCGCTCCCCGAGGTGGCCGGGGACGCGGCCCGGGCCGGGGGCAAGGCCGCCAATCTGGCCCGGGCCGGCCGGCTTGGCCGGGTGGCCGTGCCGCCGGGATTCGTGGTCACCACCGGGGCCTTCCGCTATTTCCTCGAAGCAGGCGAGCTGCGCCCCAAAATCGACCGGTGGCTGCGGCGCGTGGATCTGGCCCGGCCAAACGAGCTGGCCGAGGCGGCCGCCGAGATCCGGCGGCTCATCCTCGGGGCCAGGCTCCCCGACGAGGTGGCCGGGCCGCTGGCCGAAGCCGCCCGGGCCCTGGCCGTCGGCCCGGACGGCGAGCCGCTCCTTCTGGCCGCCCGCAGCTCGGCCGTGGCCGAGGACGGCCGGGCCTCCTTCGCCGGCCAGTACGAGAGCCTCCTCGACGTTCCGCCGGACGAGGCCGCCACGGCCTACCTCCGGGTCGTTGCCGGCAAGTACGCGGCCAAGGCCATCACCTACCGGGTCCTGACCGGCTATGCGGACGAGGAAACGCCCATGGCCGTCCTTTTCCTGCCCATGGTGCCGGCCGTGGCCTCGGGGGTGCTCTACACCCGCGACAGCGCCGACGAGGACGCGCCCATGGCCGCCTATGCCGTGCCGGGCCTCGGCGCGGACCTGGTCGGGGGGGCGACCACGCCCGAGCGCCTGGCCCTGTCCCGCCGGCCGCCCCATATTCTCCTCGACCGCCACACCCTGGACGCTCCGGTCCTGCCCGAGGCCGCGGCCCGGAAGCTGGCCGCCCTGGGACTGGCCCTCGAAAACGCCTTTGAGGCGCCCCAGGACGTGGAATGGGTCCTTGGGCCGGCCGGCGCCCTCACCGTGCTCCAGTCCCGGCCCATGGCCGTGGAGGGCGCACCCGCCGTGGCTCCCCCGCCCCGGCCGGACGTCCCGCCCCTGGTCGTCGGCGGCGGCCGGGCCTCGGGCGGCGCGGCCGCCGGCACCGTGCGCTTTGCCGCCACCGTCCTCGACGTGGCGGACATCCCCCCGGGCACGGTCCTCGTGACCCCGACCCTGCCGCCGGCCCTGGCCCGGGCGGCCGACCGGCTGGCCGCCGTGGTGGCCGTCGCCGGCAGCCGGGCCGGACATTTCGCCTCCGTGGCCCGGGAGCTCGGCCTGCCCGTGGTCACGGGCGTCGAGGACGCCTTCCACGCCCTCGCCGAGGGCGCGGTGGTGACCGTGGACGCCGACGCCGGGGCCGTCTACCCCGGCCGGGTGGCCTCGCTCCTGGCCCGGCCGCGCCAGAACCGGCCGAGCGAGGGCTCGCCCGTGGCCGAGCGCCTCGGCCGGCTGGTGCCGCTCATCGCCGGCCTGACCCTGACCGACCCGGCCTCCCCGGACTTCGCGCCTTCCCGGGTCAAATCCCTCCACGACATCGTGCGCTTCGCCCATGAAAAGGCCGTGACCGAGATGTTCTCCCTGGTCGGCCCCGGGGCGCGCGGCCTGGCCTCGGCCAGAAAGCTCAAAAGCCACCTGCCCATGACCATGTACCTCCTGGACCTCGGCGGCGGGGTGTTCGAGTCCGCGGCCAAGGACAAGGAACTGCGCCCGGACCAGATCCGAAGCGCGCCCATGTGGGCCCTGTGGTCGGGCCTGGCCGCCGACGACACCCCCTGGCCCGAGGGCCCGCCCATCACCGACGACACGGCCTTCGACCAGACCAGCGGCGGCATCTTCGCCAGCGACTCCAAGCATCTGGCCAGCTATGCCGTGGTCTCCGACCTCTACGCCCACGTCATGCTCCGCTTCGGCTACCACTTCACCGTGGTCGACGCCCTGTGCGGCCCGGCCGAAAGCCAGAACTTCGTCAATTTCCGGTTCAAGGGCGGCGGGGCCGGCTACGAGCAGCGCACCCTGCGCCTTTCCTGCGTGCGCCGCATCCTCACCCACTTCGGCTTCACCGTCAGGACCTCGGGCGACCTCCTCGACGCTTCCCTCGCCCGGGTGCCGGAGCACCTGGTCCAGAAGCGGCTGGCCATGCTCGGCTGCCTGCTGGCCGCCACCCGCCTGCTCGACATGCGCCTGTCGGGCGAGGCCGACGCCGACGCCTGGGTGGACCGATTCCTGGCGCGCACGGACCGGTGA
- a CDS encoding phosphate/phosphite/phosphonate ABC transporter substrate-binding protein: MRRRDFLGSLFLLPVLAGCGRDEDARHVDLSRREEPARRLPSKAVTYAYLPQYAHTVSYERHRLLLAYLGRAAGLTLRQVFPDTFEEHVRMVDRGEIDISFSNPFAYIRMARSGARAFARIIEPSGKPDFRSQIICRRDNQNLLTLADCRGKRWMAVDPSSAGGYLYALGEFLDNGIRRRDFAEITFAPGPGGKQEKVVLAVYAGTCDLGSIRDGTLDILRGTIDLGQIRVLAESKSYPGWVYAARAGFPPEVTGRIAEAMFALDASRPDHERILRTAGMRGIIPAVDADYDSVRTLAEKLGLDVIEDAE; the protein is encoded by the coding sequence ATGCGGCGACGGGATTTTCTGGGGAGCCTTTTTCTGCTGCCGGTCCTGGCCGGCTGCGGCCGGGACGAGGACGCCCGGCACGTGGACCTGTCGCGCCGGGAGGAGCCGGCCCGACGCCTGCCGTCCAAAGCCGTCACCTACGCCTATCTGCCCCAGTACGCCCACACCGTCTCCTACGAACGCCACCGTCTGCTCCTGGCCTACCTCGGCCGGGCGGCCGGCCTGACCCTGCGCCAGGTCTTTCCCGACACCTTCGAGGAGCACGTCCGCATGGTGGACCGGGGCGAGATCGACATCTCCTTTTCCAACCCCTTTGCCTACATCCGCATGGCCCGCTCCGGGGCCCGGGCCTTTGCCCGCATCATCGAGCCCTCGGGCAAGCCCGACTTCCGCAGCCAGATCATCTGCCGCCGCGATAACCAAAACCTCCTGACCCTGGCCGATTGCCGCGGCAAGCGCTGGATGGCCGTGGACCCGTCCTCGGCCGGCGGCTACCTCTATGCCCTGGGCGAATTCCTGGACAACGGCATCCGCCGCCGGGACTTCGCGGAGATCACCTTCGCCCCGGGCCCGGGCGGCAAGCAGGAGAAGGTGGTCCTGGCCGTCTACGCCGGGACCTGCGACCTGGGTTCCATCCGCGACGGCACCCTGGACATCCTGCGCGGCACCATCGACCTCGGCCAGATCCGGGTCCTGGCCGAGAGCAAGTCCTACCCCGGCTGGGTCTACGCCGCCCGGGCCGGGTTCCCGCCCGAGGTCACGGGCCGCATCGCCGAGGCCATGTTCGCCCTGGACGCGTCCCGGCCGGACCATGAGCGGATCCTGCGGACCGCCGGCATGCGCGGCATCATCCCGGCCGTGGACGCCGATTACGACTCGGTCCGGACCCTGGCCGAAAAGCTCGGCCTCGACGTCATCGAGGACGCCGAATGA
- a CDS encoding DsrE family protein, with amino-acid sequence MQILIVLSSPDPEIKWNAVRFGNFLLEKGEEVTIFLNGPAVDLCQGDSDAFPIAAQAKLFGLSEGKLAAUGKCLGIHGVEAKAPVVLSNMEFLYAQMRAADRILNY; translated from the coding sequence ATGCAAATACTGATCGTCCTGTCGAGCCCGGACCCGGAAATCAAATGGAACGCCGTGCGCTTCGGCAACTTCCTGCTCGAAAAGGGCGAGGAAGTGACCATCTTCCTGAACGGGCCGGCCGTGGACCTCTGCCAGGGCGACAGCGACGCCTTCCCCATCGCCGCCCAGGCCAAGCTCTTTGGCCTCAGCGAGGGCAAGCTCGCCGCCTGAGGCAAGTGCCTCGGCATCCACGGTGTGGAAGCCAAAGCCCCGGTCGTGCTGTCGAACATGGAATTTCTCTACGCCCAGATGCGGGCCGCGGATCGCATCCTCAACTACTAG
- a CDS encoding protein-tyrosine phosphatase family protein, producing the protein MPATFHAYPLTWVTGHIAVGGAPMSYEQLDSLKEQGVTAILNLCAEFCDLHDIEAASGFEVRYLPIPDEKAPDLPALEGALAWLDEAVYLGKKVLIHCRHGIGRTGTVLNAYLLRRGLGHRLAAKVLRPLRAKPANFDQWWTIRRYGKAAGRLTVREPSLESGRRVDLAPFLNDYARLVATARLAAKGLPRCGRDHAQCCRRPLTLSLAEAVHVSHRVNIGLPSEVRLTVMEDAAEASREMARLNALYGEASPHCLSAWTRLCPLSFEGNCRIFANRPLVCLLSGLPAEAAAALWEQTLEPGLAALSRQMLLALAGTIGEETLPRFPLPDVVSGRYVSSVFKFLLAKAGPSGR; encoded by the coding sequence ATGCCGGCAACCTTCCACGCCTACCCCCTGACCTGGGTGACGGGCCACATCGCCGTCGGCGGCGCCCCCATGTCCTACGAGCAGCTCGATTCCCTGAAGGAACAGGGGGTGACGGCCATCCTCAACCTGTGCGCCGAATTCTGCGACCTCCACGACATCGAGGCCGCCTCCGGGTTCGAGGTCCGCTACCTGCCGATCCCGGACGAAAAGGCCCCGGACCTGCCGGCCCTCGAAGGGGCCCTCGCCTGGCTCGACGAGGCCGTCTACCTCGGCAAAAAGGTCCTCATCCACTGCCGCCACGGCATCGGCCGCACCGGCACGGTCTTAAACGCCTACCTCCTGCGCCGGGGCCTGGGCCACAGGCTGGCCGCCAAGGTGCTGCGTCCCCTGCGGGCCAAGCCGGCCAATTTCGACCAGTGGTGGACGATCCGCCGCTACGGCAAGGCGGCCGGCCGGCTGACCGTGCGCGAGCCGAGCCTCGAATCCGGCCGGCGGGTCGATCTGGCCCCGTTTTTAAACGACTACGCCAGACTCGTGGCCACCGCCCGCCTGGCGGCCAAGGGCCTGCCCCGGTGCGGCCGGGACCACGCCCAATGCTGCCGCCGGCCGTTGACCCTCTCCCTGGCCGAGGCCGTGCATGTCAGCCACCGCGTGAACATCGGCCTGCCAAGCGAAGTGCGCCTGACGGTCATGGAGGACGCGGCCGAGGCCTCCCGGGAAATGGCCCGCCTCAACGCCCTCTACGGCGAGGCCAGCCCGCACTGCCTGTCGGCCTGGACGCGGCTTTGTCCGCTGTCCTTCGAGGGCAATTGCCGGATCTTCGCCAACCGCCCGCTCGTCTGCCTGCTTTCCGGCCTGCCGGCCGAGGCGGCCGCCGCCCTGTGGGAGCAGACCCTGGAGCCGGGCCTGGCCGCCCTGTCCCGCCAGATGCTTCTGGCCCTGGCCGGGACCATCGGCGAGGAGACCTTGCCGCGTTTTCCGCTGCCGGACGTGGTGTCCGGTCGCTACGTCTCCTCGGTCTTCAAGTTCCTCCTGGCCAAGGCCGGTCCGTCCGGACGTTGA
- a CDS encoding ATP-binding protein encodes MIRPPRLLRLAGARLARLTGLSCLPRFPSLSRLSFRTKINCGIVLIVGLVSIPLAYLTWRAAAQSLQAETRKRGLVLSENLAMRVSDAMLSMDLLRLKNMVDELRKVDDIVYAFILDRDGRVLVHTFRDGFPVELTDANAPAGGAPHIQLLDTGRELIDDFAAPVVIVGTPFGTARIGLSRTKAEAAADRLALMIVFYSALAMVAALAPSTLFARRVTERINRLKIHAEEVVKGNLDLRTGPRTEDACSAIMACDKAACPAHGDRDRRCWLTASPDLYRDGPDSCRACPVYREQKGDEIQDLAETFDVMAVSLKTHLDELRRAERVLTRQERLLRTILDATPDLVCLLDERLTYLAVNRAFATFVGRDAQAIVGATDEQVFPADEGAAMHGENRLVLTSGRPSDREVQLRRGGAPVWLHVVRVPVTDASGRAIGLLRTARDVTQLKQFQEQLIQAQKMESLGKLAGGVAHEINTPLGVILGYSQLLQEDVPPDSQILVDLQTIEKQAKVCRKIVADLLGFSRQAESAKIEMCFNNSLMEAVTLVRHAFSLDQAAIATDLDERMPIIYGDPEKLKQVWINLLANARDALDRKGGTLLVRSRLFAAEQKVTAWFADTGPGISPDNQSRIFDPFFTTKPVGQGTGLGLSVSFGIIKDHGGTITVASPVPAGFFDAALPADDSGNGAGPGTVFTVDLPLDHEETLGGKEAAGPVEG; translated from the coding sequence ATGATCCGCCCCCCCCGCCTCCTGCGCCTGGCGGGGGCGCGGCTGGCCCGCCTGACGGGCCTGTCCTGCCTGCCGCGCTTTCCGAGCCTGTCGCGCCTGAGCTTTCGGACCAAGATCAACTGCGGCATCGTGCTCATCGTCGGGCTCGTGAGCATACCGCTGGCCTACCTGACCTGGCGGGCGGCCGCCCAGTCGCTCCAGGCCGAGACCAGAAAGCGCGGCCTGGTCCTGTCCGAGAATCTGGCCATGCGGGTCTCGGACGCCATGCTGTCCATGGATCTCTTGCGGCTCAAAAACATGGTCGACGAGCTCAGGAAGGTGGACGACATCGTCTACGCCTTCATCCTCGACCGGGACGGCCGGGTGCTGGTCCACACCTTCCGGGACGGCTTTCCGGTGGAGCTGACCGACGCCAACGCCCCGGCCGGCGGCGCGCCCCACATCCAGCTCCTCGACACCGGCCGGGAACTGATCGACGACTTCGCCGCGCCGGTGGTCATCGTGGGCACGCCCTTCGGCACGGCCCGCATCGGGCTCTCGCGCACCAAGGCCGAGGCCGCGGCCGACCGGCTGGCCCTCATGATCGTCTTCTATTCGGCCCTGGCCATGGTGGCGGCGCTGGCCCCGTCGACGCTCTTCGCCCGGCGGGTCACCGAGCGGATAAACCGCTTGAAGATCCACGCCGAGGAGGTGGTCAAGGGCAACCTGGACCTGCGCACCGGCCCCCGGACCGAGGACGCCTGCTCGGCCATCATGGCCTGCGACAAGGCCGCCTGCCCGGCCCACGGCGACCGCGACCGCCGCTGCTGGCTGACGGCCTCCCCGGACCTCTATCGCGACGGCCCGGACTCCTGCCGGGCCTGCCCGGTCTACCGGGAGCAGAAGGGCGACGAGATCCAGGACCTGGCCGAGACCTTCGACGTCATGGCCGTGTCGCTCAAGACCCACCTCGACGAACTGCGCCGGGCCGAGCGGGTGCTCACCCGCCAGGAGCGGCTTTTGCGCACCATCCTCGACGCCACGCCGGACCTCGTCTGCCTTCTGGATGAGCGCCTGACCTACCTGGCCGTCAACCGGGCCTTTGCCACCTTTGTCGGCCGGGACGCCCAGGCCATCGTCGGGGCCACGGACGAGCAGGTCTTCCCGGCCGACGAAGGCGCGGCCATGCACGGCGAAAACAGGCTCGTCCTGACCTCCGGCCGCCCGAGCGACCGCGAGGTGCAGCTGCGCCGGGGCGGGGCCCCGGTCTGGCTCCACGTGGTCCGGGTGCCGGTCACGGACGCGTCCGGCCGGGCCATCGGGCTTTTGCGCACCGCCCGCGACGTCACCCAGCTCAAGCAGTTCCAGGAACAGCTCATCCAGGCCCAGAAGATGGAGTCCCTCGGCAAGCTGGCCGGGGGCGTGGCCCACGAGATCAACACCCCCCTTGGCGTCATCCTCGGCTACTCCCAGCTCCTCCAGGAGGACGTGCCGCCCGACAGCCAGATCCTGGTGGATTTGCAAACCATCGAGAAACAGGCCAAGGTCTGCCGGAAAATCGTGGCCGATTTGCTCGGGTTCTCCCGGCAGGCCGAAAGCGCCAAGATCGAAATGTGTTTCAACAATTCCCTCATGGAGGCCGTCACCCTGGTGCGGCACGCCTTTTCCCTGGACCAGGCGGCCATTGCCACGGACCTCGACGAACGCATGCCCATCATTTACGGCGACCCGGAAAAGCTCAAGCAGGTCTGGATCAACCTGCTGGCCAACGCCCGCGACGCCCTGGACAGGAAGGGCGGCACGCTTCTTGTCCGCTCGCGGCTTTTCGCCGCCGAGCAGAAGGTCACGGCCTGGTTCGCGGACACGGGCCCCGGCATCTCCCCGGACAACCAGAGCCGCATCTTCGACCCCTTTTTCACCACCAAGCCCGTGGGCCAGGGCACCGGGCTCGGCTTGTCCGTGTCCTTTGGCATCATCAAGGACCACGGCGGCACGATCACGGTGGCAAGCCCGGTGCCGGCCGGATTTTTCGACGCCGCCCTCCCGGCCGACGATTCTGGGAACGGGGCCGGGCCGGGCACGGTCTTCACCGTGGACCTGCCCCTGGACCATGAAGAAACCCTCGGCGGCAAAGAGGCCGCCGGTCCCGTGGAGGGATAA
- a CDS encoding PP2C family protein-serine/threonine phosphatase, translating into MTRVLIADDNAIFREVIKRHVVALFGFETVEAADGAAAVALAEAGRPDLILLDLMMPGMDGIEAIRRIRALPAMRDVPIVFLSAETDRRKWAEALSAGANDFISKPYHRQELEARLSLHLKLASLGRELRSQNALFSRERYLAGCVQRQLLPKDLDFPGFESAAVYQAQEQVGGDFYEAWDDGRAVYILMADISGHGASAAMLMAVCKGLLLSLREDRLSPEEIVGRLNRFLCTLLDGGDLDMFVTLVLARIDRAAPILSVVSAGHVPSFILGPRGLADIAPHGPALGIIADYAWTAETVPFGRGDMLFLYTDGLTELRSPDKVFFGDERLRLLLRPDRSPKDLIGEIIETALPFCKGTLHDDLAMAALRRL; encoded by the coding sequence ATGACGCGAGTGCTCATCGCCGACGACAATGCGATCTTCCGGGAAGTGATCAAGCGGCACGTGGTCGCGCTTTTCGGCTTCGAGACCGTGGAGGCCGCCGACGGGGCCGCGGCCGTGGCCCTGGCCGAGGCCGGCCGGCCGGACCTGATCCTGCTTGACCTCATGATGCCCGGCATGGACGGCATCGAGGCCATCCGCCGCATCCGGGCCCTGCCCGCCATGCGTGACGTGCCCATCGTCTTTCTCTCGGCCGAGACCGACCGCCGCAAGTGGGCCGAGGCCCTCTCGGCCGGGGCCAACGACTTCATCTCCAAGCCCTACCACCGCCAGGAGCTGGAGGCCCGGCTGTCGCTGCACCTGAAGCTCGCCAGCCTCGGCCGGGAACTGCGGTCCCAGAACGCCCTTTTTTCCCGGGAACGCTACCTGGCCGGCTGCGTCCAGCGCCAGCTCCTGCCCAAGGACCTCGATTTCCCGGGGTTCGAGTCGGCGGCCGTGTACCAGGCCCAGGAGCAGGTGGGCGGGGATTTCTACGAGGCCTGGGACGACGGCCGGGCCGTCTACATCCTCATGGCCGACATCTCCGGGCACGGCGCCTCGGCCGCCATGCTCATGGCTGTCTGCAAGGGCCTGCTCCTGTCCCTGCGCGAGGACCGGCTCTCGCCCGAGGAGATCGTCGGCCGGCTGAACCGGTTCCTGTGCACCCTGCTCGACGGCGGGGACCTCGACATGTTCGTGACCCTGGTCCTGGCCCGCATCGACCGGGCCGCCCCGATCCTGTCCGTGGTCTCGGCCGGCCACGTCCCAAGCTTCATCCTCGGCCCCCGGGGGCTTGCCGACATCGCGCCCCACGGCCCGGCCCTCGGCATCATCGCGGACTACGCCTGGACCGCCGAGACCGTGCCCTTCGGACGCGGGGACATGCTCTTTCTCTACACCGACGGCCTGACCGAGCTGCGCTCCCCGGACAAGGTGTTTTTCGGGGACGAGCGGCTGCGCCTGCTCCTGCGCCCGGACCGGTCGCCCAAGGACCTGATCGGCGAAATCATCGAGACCGCCCTGCCCTTTTGCAAGGGCACCCTCCACGACGACCTGGCCATGGCCGCCCTGCGCCGTCTCTGA
- a CDS encoding MltA domain-containing protein produces the protein MKRPTPSVRRLLAGFVCLFALCLVAGCAGVADRERSEAPAVRPGPPPAPATTGQPLPPGPQATAAGPWPGRLTPASQQIPSFASLAPAVDRSIAYAARKPAGALAVDRPGARLTWGQLHQSLSTFRRILPELDRDPSILSKYFTWAPLESDTLLTGYYEPTIEVSRTAHGPYVWPIYRNPGSLAKTHSREAIDYKGALKGRGLELGFAKDPIAVFFLHVQGSGKLRYVEDGSTVYALFDGNNGHRYVGVGRIMVNRGCFAEEEMSMQRIRRFLEENPAQIREYLTANPSYIYFKASQTPPVGAMGVPVTPHCSVAVDPGFVPYGTLLVVDGDLPGFSSPSPERFTGFVMAQDTGCMRGNHFDLYLGPGDKAAHQAGLMKGTAKAYVLMPR, from the coding sequence ATGAAGCGCCCCACCCCCTCCGTCCGCCGGCTCCTGGCCGGGTTTGTCTGCCTGTTCGCCCTGTGCCTGGTCGCCGGTTGCGCCGGCGTGGCCGACCGGGAACGCTCCGAAGCCCCGGCCGTGCGGCCCGGCCCCCCCCCGGCGCCGGCCACGACCGGCCAGCCGTTGCCGCCCGGCCCCCAGGCGACGGCGGCCGGCCCCTGGCCCGGGCGTCTCACCCCGGCCAGCCAGCAGATCCCGAGTTTCGCCTCCCTGGCCCCGGCCGTGGACCGGTCCATCGCCTACGCCGCCCGGAAGCCCGCCGGCGCCCTGGCCGTGGACCGGCCCGGAGCCCGGCTGACCTGGGGCCAGCTCCACCAGTCGCTTTCCACCTTCCGCCGCATCCTGCCGGAACTCGACCGTGATCCGAGTATTCTTTCCAAGTATTTCACATGGGCGCCCCTGGAGTCCGACACGCTCCTGACCGGCTACTACGAGCCGACCATCGAGGTCTCGCGCACCGCGCACGGGCCCTACGTCTGGCCCATCTACCGCAATCCCGGCAGCCTGGCCAAAACCCACAGCCGCGAGGCCATCGACTACAAGGGGGCCCTCAAGGGCCGGGGCCTGGAACTGGGCTTTGCCAAGGACCCGATCGCGGTCTTTTTCCTCCACGTCCAGGGCTCGGGCAAGCTGCGCTACGTGGAGGACGGCTCCACGGTCTATGCGCTTTTCGACGGCAACAACGGCCACCGCTACGTCGGCGTCGGCCGGATCATGGTCAACCGGGGCTGCTTCGCCGAGGAAGAGATGAGCATGCAGCGCATCCGCCGCTTCCTTGAGGAAAACCCGGCCCAGATCCGGGAATACCTGACCGCCAACCCGAGCTACATCTATTTCAAGGCCTCCCAGACCCCGCCGGTCGGGGCCATGGGCGTGCCGGTGACGCCCCACTGCAGCGTGGCCGTGGACCCGGGGTTCGTGCCCTACGGCACGCTGTTGGTGGTGGACGGCGACCTGCCCGGCTTTTCGAGCCCGTCGCCCGAGCGGTTTACGGGCTTCGTCATGGCCCAGGACACGGGCTGCATGCGCGGCAACCATTTCGACCTCTACCTCGGCCCCGGGGACAAGGCCGCCCACCAGGCCGGCCTCATGAAGGGCACGGCCAAGGCCTACGTCCTCATGCCGCGCTGA
- a CDS encoding response regulator, with translation MAAIIVLDDVIDAGVVIKRILERKGHTVGVFTEEEEALAHVAKKKPDLAILDMKLKKMSGVEVLEEIRKRSPDTRVIMLTGYPTLETARESVRLGACEYCVKPIDKEELERKVEEALAGPPNG, from the coding sequence ATGGCAGCAATCATCGTGCTCGACGACGTCATCGACGCCGGCGTGGTCATAAAGCGCATCCTCGAACGCAAGGGACACACGGTCGGCGTGTTTACCGAGGAAGAGGAAGCCCTGGCCCATGTGGCCAAAAAGAAGCCGGATCTGGCCATCCTCGACATGAAACTCAAGAAGATGAGCGGCGTGGAAGTGCTCGAGGAGATCAGGAAGCGGTCCCCGGACACCCGGGTCATCATGCTGACGGGCTATCCCACCCTGGAGACGGCCCGGGAATCGGTGCGGCTCGGGGCCTGCGAGTACTGCGTGAAGCCCATCGACAAGGAAGAGCTCGAGCGCAAGGTCGAGGAGGCGCTTGCCGGCCCCCCAAACGGCTGA